The following are encoded together in the uncultured Sphaerochaeta sp. genome:
- a CDS encoding GNAT family N-acetyltransferase, with translation MLQTKRLVLRPWSEVDAESLYTYAKDPDIGPIAGWPAHTSIEESLGAIRNVLTGAECYAICEKDSNEAIGAIELKLNGHTDMTERDDECELGYWIGKPFWGRGYIPEAATELIRHGFEDLGMTTIWCGYYDGNTQSKRVQEKLGFTYHHTCDEVAVPLMHETRIGHTNYMTKEQWSNS, from the coding sequence ATGTTACAGACAAAAAGACTCGTACTTCGTCCTTGGTCGGAAGTTGATGCCGAGAGTTTATATACATATGCCAAGGATCCCGATATTGGCCCGATTGCAGGATGGCCTGCCCATACAAGTATAGAAGAGAGCCTAGGTGCCATTAGAAATGTGCTCACGGGAGCAGAATGCTATGCAATCTGTGAAAAAGACAGTAATGAAGCAATTGGAGCCATTGAACTCAAACTGAATGGGCATACCGATATGACTGAGCGTGACGATGAGTGTGAGCTGGGGTATTGGATTGGTAAACCCTTTTGGGGAAGAGGATATATACCGGAAGCTGCAACAGAACTGATTCGTCATGGTTTTGAAGATCTGGGAATGACCACAATATGGTGTGGGTATTACGATGGAAACACTCAGTCCAAGAGGGTTCAAGAGAAGCTCGGATTTACCTATCATCACACCTGTGATGAGGTGGCGGTACCTCTCATGCATGAGACAAGGATTGGTCACACAAACTACATGACCAAGGAACAGTGGTCTAATAGCTGA
- the uidA gene encoding beta-glucuronidase yields the protein MYPIKNRHRSIISLSGVWDFRFQDDQNWQSIYVPASFNNQLSDHRARYYSGIVEYRTQCILPDVMESQRKVLRFDAVTHDAEILLDNELICTHTGGFLPFEVDITDIVEWGKEHTLLVRVSNKINHKSFPIGNESGTAFFGSDNPGVPSVERAKKDLYAYNLPNFDFFNYAGITRPVSIYTTPKKYIDDITITTDIDGCDGLVAYTIAGDIADGLQIEILDEHNESVAKGTGLNGVLRVKNAHFWFPKPGTPYLYTAHVTSSDDTYDLPFGIRTIKVDGSRFLINGKPFYFKGAGKHEDSAFRGRGLDECLNVKDVDLLHWLHANSFRTSHYPYAEEMYYLCDREGIVIIDELPVVGLNFNGEINPYTQLETGVYHEQLLKQMIERDKNHPSVVMWSLGNEPDTEHFPEDAYVYWHSLYDAAHCMDSQNRPVTMVCCQNDYSKDITTRSMDVVCINRYYGWYNLSGCLDIAKKAFDEELDFWEKINKPLILSEYGADAIPGFHAVIPEMFSEEFQVSYINAMNECLDKRGFVVGEHVWNFADFDTQQGPMRAGGNHKGLFSRDRSPKMAAHVLRERWGRIENFY from the coding sequence ATGTACCCCATTAAAAATAGGCATAGAAGCATAATTTCGCTTTCGGGAGTATGGGACTTTAGGTTTCAAGATGATCAAAATTGGCAGTCGATTTATGTGCCTGCTTCTTTCAATAATCAGCTCTCCGATCATCGTGCAAGATACTACTCAGGAATTGTCGAATATAGAACTCAATGTATCCTTCCAGATGTTATGGAAAGTCAGCGTAAGGTACTTCGATTTGATGCAGTGACCCATGATGCCGAAATACTTTTGGATAATGAATTGATTTGCACACATACAGGTGGGTTTCTCCCTTTTGAAGTTGATATTACAGATATTGTAGAATGGGGGAAGGAACATACGCTCTTAGTCAGAGTAAGCAATAAAATCAATCACAAGAGTTTTCCAATCGGTAATGAGTCAGGAACTGCTTTCTTTGGTTCTGATAATCCTGGAGTCCCAAGCGTTGAGCGTGCGAAGAAGGATCTGTATGCTTACAACCTACCAAATTTCGACTTCTTTAATTATGCTGGCATTACTCGTCCAGTGAGCATCTATACGACCCCCAAAAAGTATATTGATGATATAACGATTACCACGGATATTGATGGGTGTGATGGATTGGTAGCCTATACCATTGCAGGGGATATTGCGGATGGGTTGCAGATTGAAATCCTTGATGAACATAATGAAAGTGTTGCCAAAGGTACTGGACTGAACGGAGTCCTGAGAGTCAAGAATGCACATTTTTGGTTTCCAAAACCTGGTACACCCTATCTTTATACAGCTCATGTGACTTCCTCAGATGATACCTATGATCTCCCGTTTGGTATACGAACTATCAAGGTTGATGGTTCTCGGTTCCTGATTAATGGGAAACCGTTCTATTTCAAAGGAGCAGGCAAGCATGAGGATTCCGCTTTCAGGGGAAGAGGACTTGATGAATGTTTGAATGTGAAGGATGTTGATTTGTTGCACTGGCTACATGCCAATTCATTTAGGACAAGTCATTATCCGTATGCAGAAGAGATGTACTACCTCTGTGACCGGGAAGGCATCGTTATCATCGATGAACTTCCCGTAGTTGGTCTGAATTTCAATGGTGAAATCAATCCATATACCCAGCTTGAAACAGGAGTGTATCATGAGCAGTTGCTCAAGCAGATGATAGAAAGAGATAAGAACCATCCCTCAGTTGTAATGTGGAGTCTTGGGAATGAGCCGGATACTGAGCATTTTCCAGAAGATGCATATGTCTATTGGCATTCGCTCTATGATGCTGCCCATTGTATGGATTCCCAGAACCGACCTGTAACGATGGTTTGTTGCCAGAATGATTACTCCAAGGATATCACTACCAGAAGCATGGATGTTGTATGCATCAACCGATACTACGGCTGGTATAATCTTTCAGGATGCCTGGACATCGCAAAGAAGGCCTTCGATGAAGAGTTGGACTTCTGGGAGAAAATCAACAAACCTTTAATTCTTTCAGAGTACGGTGCTGATGCCATTCCAGGATTTCACGCTGTCATACCTGAGATGTTCTCCGAGGAGTTCCAAGTCTCATACATCAATGCAATGAACGAGTGCTTGGATAAACGTGGTTTTGTCGTAGGAGAACATGTCTGGAACTTTGCAGATTTTGATACACAACAGGGACCGATGCGAGCAGGAGGGAACCACAAGGGACTCTTCTCAAGGGATAGAAGCCCTAAAATGGCTGCACATGTATTGCGTGAACGATGGGGGAGGATTGAAAATTTCTATTGA
- a CDS encoding PhzF family phenazine biosynthesis protein, with translation MQYYHVDVFSKGPLTGNGLTVLICDRFPDSKTMLLITREMKQYETIFLKKLWDNEYRARIFTKDEELDFAGHPILGAAAVIHMLHNEKETEAIQFHLNGKDVKVTSVAINQRREYVCSMNQGAAETIGHIPTEEYPRLIEPIGLTMDDLAKAYPLQVMTTGLSYLLIPIQSGIERTGMFSKDYEPLLDSYAAKFAYVFDIDAKEGRTFDFDGLEDVATGSAAGPVGAYLCAHGVCKTGEEIIIHQGRFLDRPSELHVRQEKDTGCIIVSGNVSIIAEGTFYIEG, from the coding sequence ATGCAGTACTACCATGTTGATGTATTTTCAAAAGGGCCGCTGACAGGAAATGGCCTGACCGTTCTGATTTGCGACCGATTTCCTGATAGTAAAACCATGCTTCTGATTACTCGAGAAATGAAGCAGTATGAGACGATTTTTCTTAAAAAACTTTGGGACAACGAATATAGGGCAAGAATTTTCACGAAGGATGAGGAACTGGATTTCGCAGGGCACCCAATCCTTGGTGCTGCTGCGGTGATACATATGCTACACAATGAAAAAGAAACGGAAGCAATCCAATTCCATCTGAATGGTAAGGATGTGAAGGTCACCAGCGTTGCCATCAACCAACGAAGGGAGTATGTCTGCAGCATGAACCAAGGGGCAGCAGAGACCATCGGACACATTCCCACTGAAGAATATCCTCGTTTGATAGAACCGATTGGACTCACCATGGATGATCTTGCTAAAGCGTATCCTCTTCAGGTCATGACAACCGGTTTATCTTACCTGCTCATACCCATTCAAAGCGGTATTGAGAGAACTGGTATGTTTAGCAAGGACTATGAACCACTGCTGGACTCCTACGCTGCAAAGTTTGCCTATGTGTTTGATATTGATGCAAAAGAAGGCAGAACATTCGATTTTGATGGTTTGGAGGACGTTGCCACCGGCAGCGCAGCTGGACCAGTTGGAGCATACCTCTGTGCACATGGCGTATGCAAGACAGGTGAAGAGATCATCATCCATCAAGGACGTTTTCTTGACAGACCTAGTGAACTTCATGTTCGACAAGAAAAAGATACAGGATGTATCATTGTCAGTGGAAATGTATCCATCATTGCTGAGGGAACGTTTTATATTGAGGGTTAG
- a CDS encoding extracellular solute-binding protein, whose amino-acid sequence MKKALVVLLVLFLALSLFARGTEETGSTKAGSENPFEDYVELIMYSSGSSGKDTEKVMTKFNEMLKERYNTTINVTCLGWDNYRNQYQLILTTGEPADLMYVNPNLYSLYAADGAFMDVTNLFGKYMPTVHSYFTEGQLAQVKVDGKLFMIPSYESNFAQNGIFYRLDLAKKYGLAEITSIESFEKYADAIAANESNLRVIDGNPEQTMFQLFKANYGFESIAGSNTSIIMVKNYDDIHNIIAYPFTDEYVEWAHKMKDWAGKRYWSSNALSSTMDPWSSIQVGTSAITQANADGAKNMMGYMAAKLPESECAYWSFTNLTGYSYVNPVTENGYAIPTSSPNAERALRILEIIKTDQELFDLWMYGIEGLHFSLTEEGNIIKPAVGVDPSTVNNHSMSGAQYAMRAKSLMRNDAGVWDGYDELVDWLSSIAVLNKFGSVSIDYSDVQAELAAVNQVVQQYGYPINIGIVNNVDAAIDEYRKQLKAAGIDRLLDSVSQQMEAYYARNGIS is encoded by the coding sequence ATGAAAAAGGCACTTGTAGTATTACTAGTTCTTTTCCTTGCATTGTCATTATTTGCAAGAGGAACCGAGGAAACAGGGTCAACTAAGGCTGGCAGTGAGAATCCATTTGAAGACTACGTTGAATTGATTATGTACAGCTCCGGATCATCAGGTAAAGATACGGAAAAGGTAATGACCAAGTTCAATGAGATGCTCAAAGAACGATACAATACAACCATAAATGTTACATGCCTTGGTTGGGATAATTACAGAAACCAATATCAACTGATTTTGACAACCGGTGAACCTGCAGATCTGATGTATGTCAATCCAAACTTGTATAGCTTGTATGCGGCGGATGGGGCATTTATGGATGTCACCAACCTATTTGGGAAATATATGCCGACTGTCCACAGTTATTTTACTGAAGGGCAGCTTGCACAGGTTAAAGTAGACGGCAAGCTCTTCATGATTCCTTCATACGAGTCAAATTTTGCACAGAATGGTATCTTCTACCGTCTGGACCTTGCAAAGAAATACGGACTTGCTGAAATTACAAGTATTGAATCATTTGAGAAATATGCTGATGCAATTGCTGCAAACGAAAGCAACCTACGTGTCATTGATGGAAATCCGGAACAAACAATGTTCCAGTTATTCAAGGCCAATTATGGATTTGAGTCAATTGCTGGGTCAAACACTTCCATTATCATGGTCAAAAATTATGATGACATTCATAATATCATCGCCTATCCGTTCACTGACGAGTATGTAGAATGGGCACACAAGATGAAGGATTGGGCAGGAAAACGATACTGGAGCAGCAACGCACTCTCAAGTACGATGGATCCATGGAGTAGTATCCAAGTGGGGACGAGCGCAATTACACAAGCCAATGCCGATGGTGCTAAAAACATGATGGGATACATGGCAGCAAAACTTCCTGAATCAGAATGTGCATACTGGAGTTTCACAAATCTTACCGGTTACTCATATGTAAACCCTGTAACAGAGAACGGATATGCTATTCCTACTTCTTCCCCCAATGCGGAAAGAGCGTTGAGGATTCTTGAGATAATCAAGACCGACCAAGAACTCTTTGATCTTTGGATGTACGGTATCGAAGGCCTTCATTTCTCTCTTACAGAGGAAGGGAATATAATTAAACCTGCTGTGGGAGTAGATCCTTCAACCGTAAACAACCACAGTATGAGTGGTGCCCAATATGCGATGCGTGCAAAAAGCCTTATGAGAAATGACGCTGGGGTATGGGATGGATACGATGAGCTTGTTGATTGGCTATCATCTATTGCAGTTCTAAACAAGTTTGGTTCTGTATCAATCGACTACTCAGATGTACAGGCAGAACTTGCTGCTGTAAACCAAGTCGTTCAACAGTATGGGTATCCCATCAATATCGGTATTGTAAACAATGTTGATGCGGCAATCGATGAGTATAGGAAACAGCTTAAAGCTGCTGGTATCGACAGATTGTTGGATTCGGTATCACAACAGATGGAAGCATACTATGCGAGGAATGGAATCAGCTGA
- a CDS encoding SDR family NAD(P)-dependent oxidoreductase, with product MSMNILVTGASGGMGFSTCQQLVASGYTVYGLDRQEPDESYSFRFFSADITDSAQLEAAFQSIKEEERSLTAILHFTGVYDLNSLVEIPEDDFVRIFDINLFGVYRINRLFLPLLEPKGRIIITTSELAPLDPLPFTGMYGITKTALEHYAYALRMELQLLGYHVSVIRPGAVQTGLLGVSTNRLDSFCEKTELYSCNASRFRCIVDRVESHAVSPQAIASLALRVLKAKRPRFVYNINRNPLLRLLNILPHSWQTGIIRRILQ from the coding sequence ATGAGTATGAATATTCTCGTTACCGGGGCAAGTGGAGGTATGGGATTCTCAACCTGCCAGCAATTGGTAGCTTCCGGATACACCGTGTACGGTCTGGACCGGCAAGAACCCGATGAATCGTATTCATTTCGGTTTTTCTCGGCCGACATAACAGACAGTGCACAGTTGGAAGCTGCTTTTCAGAGTATCAAGGAAGAAGAGAGATCTCTTACAGCGATCCTCCACTTTACAGGAGTGTATGACCTGAACTCACTTGTTGAGATCCCTGAGGATGATTTTGTCCGAATTTTCGATATCAATCTCTTTGGTGTGTACCGCATCAACCGACTTTTTCTACCCCTATTGGAACCTAAGGGAAGGATTATCATTACAACCAGCGAATTGGCGCCTCTGGACCCCCTTCCGTTTACTGGAATGTACGGAATTACAAAAACAGCCTTGGAACACTATGCATATGCGCTTCGTATGGAACTTCAGCTTCTCGGGTATCATGTATCAGTCATACGCCCTGGAGCAGTGCAGACCGGACTCCTGGGGGTTTCCACCAATCGATTGGATTCCTTCTGCGAGAAAACTGAACTATATTCCTGCAATGCGTCTCGGTTTCGTTGCATCGTTGACCGAGTGGAATCCCATGCTGTATCGCCGCAAGCAATTGCAAGCCTGGCATTGCGGGTCCTTAAGGCCAAACGCCCACGGTTTGTATATAATATCAACCGCAACCCATTGCTCAGGCTTTTAAATATTCTCCCTCATTCCTGGCAAACAGGAATCATCAGGAGGATTCTTCAATAG
- a CDS encoding helix-turn-helix domain-containing protein, whose translation MKSVHPKFSILLILFFISILIVLVVSVYSFLHLFETTTEKQLLSYGKIALDSDVLYIDTITNSVRNVFNSISFDSEISKLLNYESVHPIDLHIGLQRLESYVESNFFIDSIYVYNRNKNMVYVASPNAVEAVYTPEGFYDDNALQLMQHYSSYKNMEPIFRTIDVTYPFESKASFISFMRYNMLKQDEQSNVMMINIRQDILSKLISSVPENNGRLLLITDRKGWHTIVAGNRWNYSDQLIETVILALETKENSFVLEADPRKYIVCFQSVMNSRLSIVLIADENDMSSITQTNEYTHSILLLSLLFAVCLIAGALVLKRIFTINRVHRETLANLEKEKCELSYEKKRRQILAFFENHPPSTMTETEIQTMYRTIGVDNIDGSSVFLIVFFINAYCSEVPLTYERVKDRNMLKHNICETASALMSRFQVLLTAFDDAEKCFLVVDGDSKIEAIQNSLQDVNSAITKKFGIISSIFISGECDFLNLASAYEELEKALPYRRLYESGSIVTTEMIDVRELNDCTISEDLLRRISQHILQLDMDTALLELRELIMSISNGSYKSFQINLLQLAVALDEILHKLQSNNGIEKTINLDTLLFNLSSFETLDSLYVEFETAILQAEKLITQNKNSHQASLITEMQEIITNEYSSKDFSIITVSEKIGMNASYLGKMFKRNTGMTFIECLHKERMNAACHLLATTKMQIGEIVSAVGFSDAPYFYKVFKRENGCTPNTYRQQHQQNNS comes from the coding sequence ATGAAATCAGTTCATCCCAAGTTCTCCATTTTACTCATACTCTTTTTTATAAGCATCCTCATAGTTTTGGTGGTTTCTGTGTATAGCTTCCTGCATCTGTTTGAAACTACTACAGAGAAGCAATTACTCTCATATGGGAAAATTGCGCTTGATAGTGATGTCTTATACATTGATACGATAACGAACTCTGTGAGAAATGTTTTTAACAGCATCAGCTTTGATTCCGAAATATCCAAGCTTCTAAATTATGAATCGGTTCACCCGATAGATCTTCATATTGGACTGCAACGACTTGAATCCTATGTTGAATCAAATTTCTTTATCGACTCAATATATGTCTACAATAGGAATAAAAACATGGTCTATGTAGCATCTCCGAACGCTGTAGAGGCTGTGTATACCCCAGAAGGTTTCTATGATGATAATGCTCTCCAACTCATGCAACACTATTCGAGCTATAAGAACATGGAACCAATATTTAGAACCATTGATGTAACATACCCGTTTGAATCAAAGGCATCCTTCATCAGTTTCATGCGCTACAACATGTTAAAACAGGATGAACAGTCCAATGTTATGATGATTAACATCAGACAGGATATCCTTTCAAAATTGATCAGCTCAGTTCCCGAGAACAACGGCAGATTGCTCTTGATTACTGACCGGAAGGGATGGCATACGATAGTAGCAGGTAACAGATGGAATTATTCGGACCAACTTATTGAAACAGTAATTTTGGCCCTAGAAACCAAAGAGAATAGTTTTGTTCTTGAAGCAGATCCTAGAAAATACATTGTATGCTTTCAGAGTGTGATGAACAGCAGGCTCAGTATTGTCTTGATTGCAGATGAAAACGATATGAGCTCGATTACTCAGACCAATGAGTACACCCATTCCATACTTCTGTTGTCTCTTTTATTTGCAGTTTGCTTGATTGCCGGAGCTTTGGTTTTAAAGCGAATATTCACAATCAACAGAGTACACAGAGAAACCTTGGCAAATCTGGAAAAAGAGAAGTGTGAGCTGTCGTATGAAAAGAAGCGTAGACAGATTCTAGCGTTCTTTGAAAACCATCCTCCCAGTACGATGACAGAGACAGAGATCCAAACGATGTATCGGACCATAGGGGTAGATAATATTGATGGATCCTCGGTCTTTCTTATTGTCTTTTTCATTAATGCATACTGCTCAGAAGTACCCCTTACCTACGAAAGAGTAAAAGACCGCAATATGCTCAAACACAATATTTGCGAGACGGCGTCTGCTTTGATGTCCAGATTTCAAGTACTCCTCACTGCTTTCGATGATGCTGAAAAATGCTTCTTGGTTGTAGATGGTGATTCCAAAATCGAAGCCATACAGAATTCATTACAAGATGTAAACTCAGCCATTACAAAGAAATTTGGAATCATCTCTAGTATTTTCATTTCTGGAGAATGTGACTTCTTGAATCTGGCCTCAGCATATGAAGAACTTGAAAAAGCACTTCCTTACAGACGTCTTTATGAATCTGGGAGTATCGTGACCACTGAAATGATTGATGTACGTGAGCTAAATGATTGTACTATATCAGAAGATCTTCTCAGACGCATATCTCAACATATATTGCAACTTGATATGGACACAGCTCTTTTGGAACTCAGGGAACTAATTATGAGTATTTCTAATGGCTCGTATAAGAGCTTCCAGATCAATTTATTGCAGCTTGCCGTGGCTTTGGATGAGATACTCCATAAACTTCAAAGTAACAATGGTATTGAAAAAACAATTAACTTGGACACGCTTCTCTTCAATCTTTCTTCCTTCGAAACACTTGATTCCTTATATGTTGAATTTGAAACTGCCATTCTTCAAGCTGAGAAACTAATCACCCAGAACAAGAACAGTCATCAAGCCTCCTTGATAACAGAAATGCAAGAAATTATTACAAATGAGTACTCATCGAAAGATTTCTCCATTATTACTGTCTCAGAGAAAATCGGGATGAATGCCTCATATCTTGGAAAAATGTTCAAACGCAATACTGGCATGACATTCATTGAGTGCTTACATAAGGAGAGAATGAATGCAGCCTGTCATCTGCTTGCAACCACAAAAATGCAGATTGGCGAGATAGTTTCAGCAGTTGGATTCAGCGATGCTCCGTATTTCTACAAGGTGTTCAAGAGAGAAAACGGATGTACTCCCAACACGTACAGGCAACAACATCAACAAAATAACTCCTGA
- a CDS encoding ABC transporter permease subunit encodes MKEISLATRTLEKNRLYHQIVRNKVLWLMLIPVFAYFILFSYIPMVGIWLAFTKFDFRLGFFKSPFVGLKNFQYLFRSGIFSRLLTNTVLYNLAFLFAGNVAQIVTAIFLGDLKSKRFVKISQSVIFLPYFISWVLVGLFSYALFNIDNGVINTILRSQGLVEYNFYLHPEAWPFIIVVIQVWKGLGYGSVVYLSVISGIDQEIYESARIDGASKWQQILHITLPMIKPTFVLLVMFNLGSILKGQFQLFYQLVGSNGLLYNATDIIDTYVYRSLMVNFDIGMGSAAGVFQSVFGCILVLTVNGLVKHFNEDLALF; translated from the coding sequence ATGAAAGAGATCTCTCTAGCTACACGAACTTTGGAAAAGAACCGTCTATACCATCAGATTGTTCGTAACAAAGTACTGTGGCTTATGCTCATTCCTGTTTTTGCATACTTTATTCTTTTCTCTTATATCCCGATGGTGGGTATCTGGCTTGCATTTACAAAGTTTGATTTCAGACTTGGTTTTTTTAAAAGTCCGTTTGTAGGACTGAAAAATTTTCAGTATCTGTTCAGAAGTGGAATATTTTCCAGATTATTAACCAACACGGTTCTTTATAATCTCGCATTTCTTTTTGCTGGTAACGTAGCCCAAATTGTTACGGCAATTTTCCTAGGGGACTTGAAGAGTAAGCGATTTGTGAAAATCAGTCAGTCAGTCATTTTTCTTCCATATTTCATATCTTGGGTTCTGGTAGGGCTTTTTTCCTACGCTCTTTTCAATATAGATAACGGAGTTATCAATACGATTTTGAGAAGTCAGGGCTTGGTTGAGTATAACTTCTATTTACACCCGGAAGCTTGGCCTTTCATTATCGTGGTCATCCAAGTATGGAAAGGGTTGGGATATGGGAGTGTTGTATATCTTTCTGTCATCAGTGGTATTGATCAAGAGATATATGAGTCCGCTCGTATTGATGGAGCCTCAAAATGGCAACAGATATTACATATCACACTTCCTATGATCAAACCAACATTTGTGTTGCTTGTTATGTTCAACTTGGGGAGCATTCTGAAAGGTCAATTCCAGTTGTTTTATCAATTAGTAGGGAGTAACGGACTTCTCTACAATGCAACGGATATTATCGATACCTATGTTTACAGGTCCTTGATGGTAAATTTTGATATTGGTATGGGCTCTGCAGCAGGCGTATTTCAATCTGTTTTTGGATGCATATTGGTCCTTACAGTTAATGGTCTGGTTAAGCATTTCAATGAAGATTTGGCTTTGTTTTAA
- a CDS encoding carbohydrate ABC transporter permease, protein MKTTTSTLQIKPDHGTRTFTIIGYSLISIITILCFIPFWLIVVASISDEQTVLREGFKLWPTVVSFDAYRSIFQGFKSLIQSYLVTIFITVFGTLASLLLTSMTGYVLIRQDFTERNKVSFFIYFTTLFSGGVIPSYILFVKYLEIKNSLWALVLPCLLSPWNIFLMRNFMKSIPYSLVEASKIDGANDWQIYEKVMLPLSKAGLATVGLFIALNYWNDWYHASLYITKENLYPLQYLLYRMLSNAEYMKQAAAAGVLLDSEVLPSETLKMATALVVTGPILLLYPFVQKYFVKGIMIGSVKG, encoded by the coding sequence ATGAAAACCACTACCAGTACATTACAAATCAAGCCTGATCATGGGACAAGAACATTTACCATCATCGGCTATAGTTTGATATCGATCATTACAATTCTCTGTTTTATCCCTTTTTGGTTGATTGTTGTTGCGAGTATCTCAGATGAACAGACTGTTTTGAGAGAGGGTTTTAAACTCTGGCCTACGGTTGTTTCGTTTGATGCATATCGTTCAATATTCCAAGGTTTCAAGAGCCTGATACAATCATATCTTGTTACTATATTTATAACTGTGTTTGGTACCTTAGCTTCCCTGTTGCTTACTTCTATGACAGGGTATGTTTTAATACGTCAGGATTTTACTGAGCGAAACAAAGTTTCCTTCTTTATCTATTTTACAACTCTGTTCAGTGGAGGAGTGATACCTTCATATATTCTCTTTGTGAAGTATCTAGAGATCAAGAATTCATTATGGGCGTTGGTTCTTCCTTGTCTACTCAGTCCATGGAATATTTTTTTAATGAGGAATTTCATGAAATCCATCCCGTACAGCCTTGTAGAAGCGTCTAAAATCGATGGGGCAAACGATTGGCAGATATATGAGAAAGTAATGCTTCCTCTTAGTAAAGCAGGGCTTGCTACCGTTGGGCTCTTTATTGCCCTGAACTACTGGAATGATTGGTATCATGCCAGTCTCTATATTACGAAAGAGAACCTTTATCCATTACAATACTTGCTGTATAGGATGCTCTCAAATGCAGAATACATGAAACAAGCTGCGGCGGCAGGAGTTTTACTTGATTCTGAGGTTTTGCCCAGTGAGACACTTAAGATGGCAACAGCACTTGTTGTTACCGGACCGATTCTCCTGTTGTATCCCTTTGTGCAGAAGTATTTTGTAAAAGGTATTATGATTGGAAGTGTCAAGGGTTGA